CCTCTGAGTGATTCCAGCATCCAAACTAACCTCTTATTGATGGCGTGCAGCTGAAGTCCCTTTGGCTTCCAGATGATTCAACAGGTACAAAAAACCCTTAATATGTGACAGTGGAACATATTGCAGTATTCCTGAGTACAGTACAACGTGGGTGTGTGGATTTTAGATGACAAATTTTAGGATAATGGCACGTTGCTGAAAATCACTCGCCAGATTTACGCGGCATCCCAACTACTCTTCTTTTTGCCTGATAGAAATCTGTTGGGATACAGAAAAGGAAAATTAGATCATGCAAATATGGAGTGACAGCTCTACCTCTGATCTCTGAACCCAGACAGGTACCTgtaatgtttgtctgtttcctcttcagtcctgtcctctctcctctccttggAGTCTTCTCCAGGCTCTCCATGTTGAATCCACATTTCTGTGGTGAGCATGGGATGTTTTCCTTCTCCCTCCTTGGTGCCACCTCCCCTTCTCCTCCCTTGGGGGTCACAGCTGCTTCTGCCCCCCTCTGGCTCTGCTGGCTCTGCCTCTGCCCCAGGTCAGACATGCAGGATCTGTAAAGCAGTGGCACCTTGGTGCTTGACACGCCTTCCCACTGGAAATCGCTGCACTCCAGAGGCCTGTCTGACTTGAAGTCGAAGCCCCAGCGGTGTGAAGCCTCCTCCAGATCTTTCTGCAGGGCAGCCTGGTaatcctgctgcagctgctcccGGTCCACAGGCCCAAACAGGCTTCTTCGAGCCTGGCCGTTCCCCACTGAGCACAACACCGCCTGGTGAGTCGACATCATTTTGCactggagaaaaagaagagaggaaaacagtTGGTTTGAGAACATCACAAATCAGTTCTGAGTCAGTGATGGTGACCGTGATAACTTATAAGACTTATAAATTAACATGctaaacaaagaaatatcaaaaacattaatttttttgtcaataaacaTTTAATATGTTTGCGAAGTTTTAGGATTTACTCCAATCTAAATACAAGGCTCATTCCCTGCAccagtttgtttaaaaaatgcagaataaaatataaaagcacaAATCTCTCTTACCATGATTTAACTCAGCCTCTACTTTACTCTACAAAGACTAGACAGCATCTCAGACTGGTGTGACTGGGAGGCTCTTTATAGGGCCAACC
This sequence is a window from Antennarius striatus isolate MH-2024 chromosome 5, ASM4005453v1, whole genome shotgun sequence. Protein-coding genes within it:
- the cdkn1a gene encoding cyclin-dependent kinase inhibitor 1 isoform X1, coding for MCKMMSTHQAVLCSVGNGQARRSLFGPVDREQLQQDYQAALQKDLEEASHRWGFDFKSDRPLECSDFQWEGVSSTKVPLLYRSCMSDLGQRQSQQSQRGAEAAVTPKGGEGEVAPRREKENIPCSPQKCGFNMESLEKTPRRGERTGLKRKQTNITDFYQAKRRVVGMPRKSGE
- the cdkn1a gene encoding cyclin-dependent kinase inhibitor 1 isoform X2 produces the protein MMSTHQAVLCSVGNGQARRSLFGPVDREQLQQDYQAALQKDLEEASHRWGFDFKSDRPLECSDFQWEGVSSTKVPLLYRSCMSDLGQRQSQQSQRGAEAAVTPKGGEGEVAPRREKENIPCSPQKCGFNMESLEKTPRRGERTGLKRKQTNITDFYQAKRRVVGMPRKSGE